ATGCGAAGAGTGTTACACGCCTTCTATAGTCGTAAActaaagaatgtgaatgtcgaCGATTGCTGTCGTGTGGTGGTCAAAAGTAGGTCACATTATTGTCACTTCGCTTTTGACTCCTGATTGATTTTACCTTTGTATCTCTGAGGTTTTTCAACAATGTaagattgaaatttattttctttaatggtTATAATTGAATTGATTGACTTGGAGAAGAAGTGTGTAGGGTACCACATGGTGAAACTAGTTGGTGCGCGGGAAGAGTGGGATGGAAGGGGGTGGTGGATGGACGCGGCTTTTGTGAAGTGCACTTTATGCAAATCATCCCCAGTAGAGTGGCTTTAGTTTTGTCGTGATTCTGTGCAAAGACTGTCATTTTGTCGTCGTACATTTTATATGTTTGCAGtcgtaacaaaaaaaaaatgaaacccttgtctttttttatttttatccccAAAACGCAGTTACATCAAGGTGCAGCTATAGTAGTGCACAGAGCACACTAAGATTATTTATCTGAGGCAAATCTTACTGAGAATACTCAGAAAAATGTaccagaattttaaaaaaattcttgcagTAAGCCAAACATGTATTTTGTAGAGTTTCATAAGCAAGTGATGGTTGATGACAACCGTTATGGGAGACAAATTTTCAAGTATTAGTAGTTTTGAGTCATTGTTGTCACtctgtttacatgtgtgttttttttgtgaaaaattattttactgtacaataatatatttatgaatTGCAGATGACTTGGATTAGCCAAAATGAATTCACCTCTTGATAAGCGGTGGTACCTGACATTGCAGGTGACAAGCTGAGTGGGACTTTTGTTACCACTCTTGAGGTATTGTTTGtcagtttaaaatattgttattaattttctaACTTTAAAAGAGTTCAAATACAGCAGAAATCTGAACATAAAGTTATAAGCACATTATCTCTCTATCAGAGTTAAATTAACTGTCCAGACTGTGGAATTAGGAGATTTTTTTGCTTCTCATTCTTGTTTAATATAGGTTCAGGCTGTGTCCTGCGTTGGTCACAGCAGGAACCAGATAAATTCCAAAACAACTAGTCAATCGTCCCATGGACAAAAGGCGACCGCAGGACATTCTCATGCAGCAACCTGCCAAGAAAAATAGAATTGATGCACCAAGTAAGTCTCCTGTAGTTTTTGGTTTTCTACATCCacctaaatatagttttgataGAAGTATATCTCACTATGGTCATGGTCACAACCTAGATATGATGTTTGACAATCTGtggttttaaaattttcattctAGATTCAGAATctaacagtaaacaaaatgatCTTAATTTGCAGTAAAAGTAGCATTGATTGCTTTGAAATATTGTCTGGAAATAGTTGTATGCTTCCCTATGATACTCATAACATGGTGCTATATATTGAGttacttgaaaataataattttcttgtggATGTAAGCTTTTTTCTATCGAgtgtataaaatgaaaaagcagattatttatttatctgtagcTCTCATCCTCTGATGTGTGCTATTTGACTCTTGCAGTGGCTATCCGAGGACCTATACCCAATGGACCTATGCACCCACGCCCTCTTGTGGCACTGTTGGATGGGAGGGACTGTTCAGTTGAAATGCCTATCCTTAAAGATGTAGCAACTGTTGCATTTTGTGATGCACAGTCAACACAGGAGATCCATGAAAAAGTTGGTTTTGTAGTCTCCTgtttaaatgatgatgataagaataGTCGATTTTAGACCTCTTTCTGTCACAATATAGTAGAAAAAAGTATGCTGGCTTATCAAAAAACATTCTCCACCTCACAAGTAATAAGAACTGGCAGAAGAGAGGTGTTTTTAAACTTGACTTAAAtcttgagatatatatattttaaagaaacactaaaactttagtgatttttttttttttttttttaagtattccGGTTCGAAGGGTAGAGATCAGTTTATAGTTTGCAATATCTTGATGGTAGCcgtaatttatatatatgaacTAGTATACAAGTGAAGTTTGACATGGTCTGCTTGCGATGAGCACTGCAAGCAGCATTCCTTTATAGTGGCCCACAGCACAACTGGATTATATAGAGAAATAGATTGCATCACACAAATATTGAACTGGCTAAGAGTGTGCCTTGTGGTTTGGATAGGCCCTAAACTATTTGCTCCCCTTTATCTTATTTAGGAAGGGAAGTTAgatatttgagaaaaaacaaattatatctTACATTCTGTCTAATGTTTATCCATTATTACTGTTCTCTACCTGAGGGCCACACATTTGCTCTGTTAATATATTAAAGAATTGAATGTAACCTAATGTACAGTTTGTTGTGGATAACATAATTTATAACCAGAGGGGTGGTGGGTTTTGTCTCTGGTGTAGGAAAATGTAGGTTTTTAAGAGATAGTTTTGAGATAACTAAAGATGTTGAAGttgcacattattttaaaagaaaatatatttgcaatctaaaattgtttcttgtgttgttttttaagGTATTAAACGAAGCCGTAGGTGCTTTGATGTGGCATACAATCACCTTAACCAAAGAAGATCTGGACAAGTTCAAAAGTTTGAGGGTTATCATACGTATTGGCAGCGGCTATGATAATGTTGATGTGAAGGCAGCTGGAGAGATGGGTAAGGTTATTTGTACTCTGTGTAAGGAGAGCATAATCATGATGACTACAAATCATTGAGTTTCTTTTTAAGGTGCAAGTTGCCAACATTTTAGGATATGATTTAAAGAGAGTTTTGCAGAGTGTACATGAAAGTTAGGTTTCTAGAATGTTGATGTGGGTCACACAGGCATCGCTGTCTGCAATGTGCCTGGCTATGGCGTTGAAGAAGTGGCTGACTCGACAATGTGTCTCATCCTAAATCTTTATCGTCGCACTTATTGGCTTGCAAACATGGTACGCGAGGGCAAGAAGATAAATGGTCCAGAACAGTTACGAGAAGCTGCACAAGGTTCAGCGCGGATTCGCGGTGACACACTAGGAATTGTTGGTCTTGGTGAGCtcattgtttcttctgttttgcattttgaaaTTGTTATTTAGTGGTTTCAAtcgttcttattattttatacaagtTAATTGCATGGACCTCGTTCACTTTAAAAATTCttgttaattatatattttctaaatTGCATAGCAATCAGATGTATAAAAGCTTTTGTGAGTCTTggttttatgttaaataaaaaaaatgagcaggattttctgttctctttattcattccacaaccaccaccatccacATTATTCATTCTACCTGTGATTGTACATGAtttcaaaaaaatgaatgtgtaTGTCTTTCAATTTTTAAGTCATGCTCATGCTTGTCAGAGAATCTTAGAATAACACTAAAGGGGGTTGtctgtttattcattttcaggTCGTGTTGGCACAGCTGTAGCTATACGAGCGAAAGTTTTTGGGTTCAACATTATATTTTACGATCCTTACCTTGGAGATGGCATAGAAAAGTCACTTGGTgggttaaataattttttttttcttgtcagtgaacaatgttaaaatgtgaaaaccTGATGGCGTTAGAAATGATCAAACAAAAGTTGCCAGGGTCATCCATGCATTTACTTTCATCCCCATTTCTGTTGCTGAGATTTGAATCtttatagtcttttttttttttttttttttttttagcacagcATATGGAAAGCGGTGGTATGTTTAGTCTAATtttgtgtatgcatacatattCCTATGAGCTAGAGGGAAGAGCACTGTAAGTGCTTTCTGTTGATATTTCAGTAGTAGGTTTGGTTTCAAGTCTTCATTTTAATCACTGGACGAGTGAATGAGTTGCTAATAATTCtcataaacagaaaattttttttaagttgtgcTCTTCTTATTCTTGATGGGTTCACAATGTTCTTCTGTTCACAGGAATCACTCGTGTGTACACTCTGCAAGAGCTACTTTTCCAAAGTGATTGTGTTACACTTCACTGCAATCTTAATGAACATAATCATCATCTAATCAACGACTACACAATCAAACAGATGAGACCAGGTAGTGCGTTTTGTGCTTTTCAAGAATGTGGAGTTTTTGACCTGCAGCGCAATTTTGTagtcattttcagaaaatgaaaaaactaATGCTGTGGTCCGGATTGATGGCTCTTTTTCAAATCATTTAGTTAGTACAAATGCACtgtcagtgaaaaaaaagtttcattaattACATGAGAACAATGATTTATGGAAAAATCCAAATCTTTCCAACATGGAGATAGAGCATTGTTTGAGATGGTTCTCTATGTATTGAAATCAAAAACATGCATAGAAAAGATGCATATAGTATGCTTGCCGGTGTGCCATTGTTTCAGGAGCATTCCTGATCAACACCGCTCGGGGAGGACTTGTCGATGAGCATGCTTTGGCTGCAGCACTCAAAGATGGCCGCATTCGGGCAGCCGCTTTGGATGTTCAAGAAAATGAACCATTTAGCCTCGCCACAAGTAAGCATTATTACAAGTATACTCTGTAGTATTTTCAATTGGGGAATATTTTAGACATGACATTGTCTTAACTTTTGCAGGTTGTAAATACTGAAGACATTTCCAACTAAGTTGACATGGATATatgttgtatatttattttatttatttttggaaggTCCATTGAAAGATTGTCCAAACCTCCTGATCACCCCTCATTCAGCCTTCTATAGTGAACAAAGTGTTTCGGAATTGAGAGAAATGGCTGCAGGAGAAGTACGGCGTGCGATCCTTGGCCGAATCCCAGACAGCCTACGCAACTGTGTCAACAAGGAATATTTTACTCAAACCACAAGTGAGTATTAAGCAGggtctttctgtcttctcttttgaCTGATGATTTTAATCCAGTTTACACAAATCAAGTCAGCAGGCGGTAGTATAATCAATTTCAGTTTTAGGTACTGAAGGGAAAGAACGGGATAAGATAATTGTATGGgttatttaaaaatgtccaTGATACAAGAATTCTTATGACTTAACAATCGTTTGTGTTGGTCAGAGTTTATGCCGATGTGCTCTACTCCCtaatgttctctttttctttttcttctcccttctttctgtctctcctttctttcagGGTTCGTACATTCTGAAAGTCCTTATGTTCAACACCTTTGAAATCTAAGGAAGTGTGATTCTGTGGCTGAAATCTTGAAGGAGGCACAAAGAAAGACTGGTTGAGCTAGTGATATATGAGCTCAAAGTGAAGAAGTTGATTTAAAGGAGATCTAGAACACTGGCACAGCAGACTGTTAAGTTTTCTGGATAGTAAACACGGGGGAGTCCAGTGTCATCACAAACTGTCGAGACTGGTCACTTACAAAATTCGGCACATGGTTGCGTCACTGCAGGAAAAAATgtgattaataattttcatgctatttttaaTGTGGCTGCTCCTTGGGGGAAATCACTGTCCTGCTTTGTATAAAAATAGTACTTTAGAAACTGGTTATGACAAATATATTCTGTATTACACCTTCTGCCTTCTTAGATTATGAGATCCATAGAATCTCATTTCTAATGCCATGTACGATCCCTGATGTCTCTTTTCCCCAGCCTCTTGCTGCCTCCTTCCTCCTGCCCAcaactttctatttttctcattGCATGTGTGATGCTTCACAAGATTTCTTTCAAATTCATGTAAGGGTTAGCCATTGTAAGAAATAAGCAGTTTGTAGACCACTTAAAGAGAAGAACTATAGAGGAGTGAGGGCAAGATGAGATTTGCGCAGCTCACTGCTTGCGTCTGTCGACTGTATGCCAAACTGCTGACTGCTGTGCAGGTCTGAGACATGCGGGCCAGATGGCATGAGAGGTGAACTGAAGCATGAATGAGGGCGGGTATGTCAGTGTGCTCAGGACCtcatcttccttccttccctctgCCCTTGTGCTTCCCGGCCACAACAGCCCTGACCCGctctttcttttcccttgtAGACAATGTTCGCTTTCCGTTTTCCCCGACTGCCTATGCTGACACCATCAACGGGGCAGGCTACACGGCCTTCAACCCAGCggcggcagcagcagcggcagcagtAGCCATGGGCGTGCACTCAACCACCGACCTCCACCCAGTGGTGCCCCACTCTGCCCCCCTGACTGTGGCCCACAGTACCCATGCTGATGCCAATCACCTCAAGGCGGAAAGCTCCGAACCAGGACACTAGCAACTCAGGATCCAGACTTTGTCATCTGATCTTGGAAGTGCTGTGCATGTTTGCCAGTCCAGAACCTTCACCATAAGTTACAGAGTTTCACAACTTGGAAGCTTGTAGTGTCTAAGCTTTAAAATACAGAGATAATGAAACCTCCAGTGTTATGACTGGGACCATGGCATGGCACTCCAGATGTAGATAAACTTCCAGTTGAGCTTTACGGAGTGTGGTCTGTACCTTTGTCGTTTTTGTGAGTGCCTGTTCACCTGCTTCATTCAAGTTGATGGGTGGCAGACTAAAGCAGGACATGAGACTGGATTCGGAGGCATTATCAAACAAGCTAAAGCTGACCATTGCagattttgtgttattttgcttttttttttttttttttttttttcataaggaTGGAAGATTTTTCTTTGCAGCCAGAAAGATGCAAGTTTCCAGTCAGTTTTGTGTGTTGTCAAGTTATTTGGGGCTTGAAAGGAGGCAACATTGTTTTTCGCTTCTCATTGATTCAGGTTCTGGGGGGCCCAGCCAGCACCCTCGCTTTTTGTCAGCTCCTTGAAGACATGGCTCAGGCAGGATGGCTTGCTGATTGCTTGACACCTTGCCAAAGGGCCGTAACTGATCTGCATGTTGTACTTAGCATGTGGGAGAACAGTTGTGGTAGGCTTCCCACAAGCAGAGGACACAATGAAAAGTGTGGACTGTGCTGCATGCTGCAAGTGAAGCACAACCTGTTCTTCCTGACAGATTTTGtagcatctttaaaaaaaaactaaggccAGGAAAGTGTTGCAAGATTTgataagtaaaaacaaactttgatcAAGGGTAAGTAAAAAGAATCATATTTTTGGAAGATATCCTGTGTGAAAAGTAGCATTTAGTTGGGTTTtcccccctcccctaccccatcGTGTGCAAGGGTCCAAGTTTGTTATGTATTAGAGTTTGAGTGTGTCCAGCATAAGAACCTTGAATAGCGATGTTGAACACCAGAATCTtggaatgtgtttttaaaacagatgtttTGGGATTTTATTGGAAAATACGATAATGCAGAACATGTGGAAACATGGCCTggcaaagaaaattttgatcCAGTGTGAAGTTCTGGTGCTGAGagatacttaaaaaaatcatcaaaaaggTTGTACATTAATGCTTTAacaattacattttttgttgttcatctGATTAAGTACATTCTTTTATATAAACAGGATCATGGTATCTGTGAATGGCATCTTAAAGAAGCAAGgattttgtgttggtttttaatttttttttttttcactctacCTGCTTTATTAAGTGTTTTATTGCAAGTATTTGCAGCAAGTGCGTTCAcaatttgaagagaaaacatGGTCCAGATACAAGATGGCtgatgaatttttcttttgtatcagATTTGATATTGTTATCAAAAACAAGGACTTTTTTCCCAGTCAGATTTTCACACATTTATCTGACTCATAGGATGTTAAtaagtaaagcaaaaaaaataatcccTAGACTTAAGTATGTCATTCTCTAATTGTTGCACATACTGCCAATGGTGGATGGAGATGTGAATGAAATTTACTAGCAGTTCTGACTCTAGTACACAATGTTTTGATTCAACTCTGCCTTTTGTAAATGCATTTCGCTGCTTTCAGTTTCCCACTCTACTCCCCACCACAACTTGTTTTTgctatatagccttagttgctggcatggcataaaacactaacaacTCATTTTTGCTGTTGAAAATAAGGCCTTCAATATGAAAAGTGTAGTTGGCAAACATCTTTGGGTTGATCAtcagcggtttttttttttaacagtaatgtAGCAGTTCATTGTTCTGAAAGTGGTTTCTTTGTACTAGCACAAGGCTAACAGTAAAGTTATTATTGTGTCCATGGAAAAGTTATCATGCATTAATAGCAAAGTTTTGCAAACTCCAGCCGAAAATTGTATAGATGGTTTGACAGATGTTTTCATCATGCAGACTATTTTTGAACTTGCGATTTACAAGTTCATGTATGTAAATATCTGTGTCAGCATATATGCTCTAATTGCTACtgttccccctcctcccctctttACCCAATCATTTGGAACATGCTGCTCTCATTCATTTTGAAGTTGCAGAGATATTGACCttatctttttcttgtcacaagTGACGTGTATAGTGTGCTATTCTGCACGCTTTGGCTGAAGATGGAGAAAATGTGCTCTTTTCCTTTGTATGAGGACAAAAGCTTTTCTGATTCTATGCATAGGGGTATTGAGCCCACCCACTTTAccattttgaaaatgtacttGTGTGTCATCCCATTCTActctttatcatttttgtttgtttcttcttttatcttgcATCTATAGGATACTACATCATCTTAGATTTCATGTTTAGATTTTAGCTTAGATATCCTAGTCATTGTATGCTGATCTGATCTGTTTTAAGTTTAAGAAAGTTGACTTTTGTTGGTCTTATTTCTGtctatattttacatttctgcaTTTGCTAATTAGTATGGTGTAGCTTGTTTGTGTGAGAAGTAACCATCTTCATAATCCATGTTTCAGTTCTTTGGTAACcatggtaaaaataaaaaaacctcaTGTCCTGGAAATTTGTGTTGGTGCAGCATTTGAAAGGAGCTTGTTGTGGCCGCCTGCATACAGTGAGCAGATgaatatgtgaaaaaaattgtattggGCAAAATgaacacataaaataatgcTTCAGTATATAGCTGATAGTGTAATTCtagattggtttttttttttggggggggggttcttCTTCATTGGGGAAAGGATATTCATAAATACAACTGGGAGCTAAATCATTACCTGTCTCCACTTGAAATATGAAAGATCAGACAAATTGAAACCTGTATGTGTTTTGAAGAGGTACAGATCAACACAGCAAGTCCATTACCATGACTGTGTGTCTGCTTTGGCAAtgacttaaaatttatttagatggtttgtggctttcttttttatattgttttatgaCATACTAATTGTGAACATTAAAGACTAATTCAGATTATAAATAGTGGTTTGGTTCGCTATGTACATTCATTGCTCCTGCTAAAGACTTCTAtgggactaaaaaaaaaatcaacttttttcctttttgtatggAAGTTTGATCATCAATTACATTGTTtgcaatatatatgtatacaggtACATGAGGGTGATGCTAGCTCAGCATGGCTGCTCATTACTGATATAAAGAGGAAGGTAGATAAACTGAAGAAGCAATTTTCCAAAGTACACTAAATGaagcttttatatatataccacaGAGGAGTAATACAGTGATTTGCAGCATGAGAACTGAGTAGTTGCATACAAATGACCTTGTGCCATAGGACTTACCAAGAAAATATATGCCCTGCCAAAATCCGCGCTTACACTCACCTCTGTGGAGGGGAAAAGAAACACTAAACTTTACTCAATGTATTCGTCTCATTCACGTTCATGTAACCAAGTCTGCTCATTTGAAGCACGCAGATAATcgcaaaatttgtatagcgcatgcTCATACTCGTAAGGAGCATACTTGAGCTTAAAAACGAGACTTGGGACAATATGCGAACGACGGAAAGATAAACAGTACTGCTGACAAATAAAAGGCAAATACCGAAAATGCGAAGAGGAACCGAGTAACAAGGACAGAGTATCATGATtatgcaaaaggaagacaagtagggaaGTAGCATTAAGCGGGAAAGAGGGGTAGAAGGTGACAAATGATTATTACTGTGAAGACTTGTTAGGAGTAATGATGAAGGAAGAAgtatgttttcagtgcacaattaaaggattcaatagtaggTAGCTGGCACCTCCAAAAGACAGGttccggtcaagggacgactgactgattTGTTAGAGGTACACAGGAGTGTTCAAAAGACTCCAGAAATCGAGCTCTCACTCGCTCCATATGGAGCAACTGTTCAGATTTCATGAATATAAATTCCAGTTCCTCCACCACTGTCACCAGCCGAGCTTTTGGGACTACTAGCCCATAGTTGGCATGAAGTACTTGTTTAATTAACAGTAGGATCTCTCTTATTGTTCCCTCGCTCTGCCGTTATCATTTCTTCACATTCAGCACACATTTTCCGTTGTATCTAATAATCTTGGTGGTATAAACAGCAATGTAAGTCACAATATTTTGTTCAGGAACTGATTTCCTCGGCAGAATTAATGAAAGCAAACTGGGAGAGTTTGCATATTTCAAGTTCCCCGCGTCTTGCATCAGAAGTCGCCAGAGATATGTGTGTGCGCTGAGTACTGAAGTGTAGGGTCAAGAAAAAGTGATCTCGAGTCCATCCACCATCACCTGGCGCACAAATAACCGAAATTGCCGATGACTTGGGTCACTGCCCTCCTTTTCCTCGTATTacagaaaaaaggttttctaGGAAGTCTGCTAGTGGAGAAATTTAACCTCATTCGTTTAAAGATCGTCCCAAAGTTAAATCAGCGATTTTCCATCTCATCATATATGAAAGTAGTTTTGATGCATTGCTCTGGAGCCATGTAAGTTGCGTGCAAGAACTGGACGTTTCTAGGATGGCATGACATCGTTTGGCTGCTGAACTTGCTGTTGAACGCATTAAACAGTACGTTGATCACGTGCGTTTAACACAAAAAAGTGGTCTCAGAGGCCTCTTCTGGTTACACTTCCTAAGTTACATTCGTTGACAGACCAGTGCAACAATGCAACGGAACCTGAGACAAACTTTACTTGAAGGGCTGAAAAACTTGgcagatttatttgttttgtgagTTTTTGAACCATTCGGATCTGCAAAATTACTACCACATTGAAAGAACAGTACAGACCGCTTAAAGTAGTATTAGGGAGCACATTCGTACACACCAAACCTGGCAGTACTGGCAGAAGCAGGACAAAAACCTATCGAATTAATCATCAAGGAAAGGAGAGCCAAATACTACTACAAGACGCAGTGTCTCTCACCAGACTACCCAGTCCGACAGATTCATTTACAACCCCACACAGAACAGGCCGACTCACCCCACAACCTACGATACAACAACACATCCAACTATATAGAAAACACGTACAGAGG
This sequence is a window from Pomacea canaliculata isolate SZHN2017 linkage group LG5, ASM307304v1, whole genome shotgun sequence. Protein-coding genes within it:
- the LOC112563841 gene encoding C-terminal-binding protein-like isoform X2 encodes the protein MDKRRPQDILMQQPAKKNRIDAPMAIRGPIPNGPMHPRPLVALLDGRDCSVEMPILKDVATVAFCDAQSTQEIHEKVLNEAVGALMWHTITLTKEDLDKFKSLRVIIRIGSGYDNVDVKAAGEMGIAVCNVPGYGVEEVADSTMCLILNLYRRTYWLANMVREGKKINGPEQLREAAQGSARIRGDTLGIVGLGRVGTAVAIRAKVFGFNIIFYDPYLGDGIEKSLGITRVYTLQELLFQSDCVTLHCNLNEHNHHLINDYTIKQMRPGAFLINTARGGLVDEHALAAALKDGRIRAAALDVQENEPFSLATSPLKDCPNLLITPHSAFYSEQSVSELREMAAGEVRRAILGRIPDSLRNCVNKEYFTQTTSSGGPSQHPRFLSAP
- the LOC112563841 gene encoding C-terminal-binding protein-like isoform X1 produces the protein MDKRRPQDILMQQPAKKNRIDAPMAIRGPIPNGPMHPRPLVALLDGRDCSVEMPILKDVATVAFCDAQSTQEIHEKVLNEAVGALMWHTITLTKEDLDKFKSLRVIIRIGSGYDNVDVKAAGEMGIAVCNVPGYGVEEVADSTMCLILNLYRRTYWLANMVREGKKINGPEQLREAAQGSARIRGDTLGIVGLGRVGTAVAIRAKVFGFNIIFYDPYLGDGIEKSLGITRVYTLQELLFQSDCVTLHCNLNEHNHHLINDYTIKQMRPGAFLINTARGGLVDEHALAAALKDGRIRAAALDVQENEPFSLATSPLKDCPNLLITPHSAFYSEQSVSELREMAAGEVRRAILGRIPDSLRNCVNKEYFTQTTNNVRFPFSPTAYADTINGAGYTAFNPAAAAAAAAVAMGVHSTTDLHPVVPHSAPLTVAHSTHADANHLKAESSEPGH
- the LOC112563841 gene encoding C-terminal-binding protein-like isoform X3 — protein: MDKRRPQDILMQQPAKKNRIDAPMAIRGPIPNGPMHPRPLVALLDGRDCSVEMPILKDVATVAFCDAQSTQEIHEKVLNEAVGALMWHTITLTKEDLDKFKSLRVIIRIGSGYDNVDVKAAGEMGIAVCNVPGYGVEEVADSTMCLILNLYRRTYWLANMVREGKKINGPEQLREAAQGSARIRGDTLGIVGLGRVGTAVAIRAKVFGFNIIFYDPYLGDGIEKSLGITRVYTLQELLFQSDCVTLHCNLNEHNHHLINDYTIKQMRPGAFLINTARGGLVDEHALAAALKDGRIRAAALDVQENEPFSLATSPLKDCPNLLITPHSAFYSEQSVSELREMAAGEVRRAILGRIPDSLRNCVNKEYFTQTTSLRHAGQMA